One region of Peromyscus eremicus chromosome 4, PerEre_H2_v1, whole genome shotgun sequence genomic DNA includes:
- the Oxt gene encoding oxytocin-neurophysin 1, producing MACPSLACCLLGLLALTSACYIQNCPLGGKRAALDLDMRKCLPCGPGGKGRCFGPNICCADELGCYVGTAEALRCQEENYLPSPCQSGQKPCGSGGRCAAAGVCCSPDGCRTDPACDPESAFSEH from the exons ATGGCCTGCCCCAGTCTCGCCTGCTGCCTCCTTGGCCTGCTGGCTCTGACCTCCGCCTGCTACATCCAGAACTGTCCCCTGGGCGGCAAGAGGGCTGCGCTGGACTTGGACATGCGCAAG TGCCTCCCCTGCGGCCCCGGCGGCAAAGGGCGCTGCTTCGGGCCGAACATCTGCTGCGCCGACGAGCTGGGCTGCTACGTGGGCACCGCCGAGGCGCTGCGCTGCCAGGAGGAGAACTACCTGCCCTCGCCCTGCCAGTCGGGCCAGAAGCCGTGCGGGAGCGGGGGCCGCTGCGCCGCCGCGGGCGTCTGCTGCAGCCCGG ATGGCTGCCGCACGGACCCCGCCTGCGACCCTGAGTCTGCCTTCTCCgagcactga
- the Avp gene encoding vasopressin-neurophysin 2-copeptin, whose product MLSATLSACFLGLLTFTSACYFQNCPRGGKRAMSDMELRQCLPCGPGGKGRCFGPNICCADELGCFVGTAEALRCQEENYLPSPCQSGQKPCGSAGRCAAAGVCCSDESCVTEPECREGFLRLTRAREPSNGTQLDGPARALLLRLVQLAGTREAVDSAKPRGY is encoded by the exons ATGCTCAGCGCTACGCTGTCTGCTTGCTTTCTGGGCCTGCTGACCTTCACCTCGGCCTGCTACTTCCAGAACTGCCCGAGAGGCGGCAAGAGGGCCATGTCTGACATGGAGCTGAGACAG TGCCTCCCCTGCGGCCCCGGCGGCAAAGGGCGCTGCTTCGGGCCGAACATCTGCTGCGCCGACGAGCTGGGCTGCTTCGTGGGCACCGCCGAGGCGCTGCGCTGCCAGGAGGAGAACTACCTGCCCTCGCCCTGCCAGTCGGGCCAGAAGCCGTGCGGGAGCGCGGGCCGCTGCGCCGCCGCGGGCGTCTGCTGCAGCGACG AGAGCTGCGTGACCGAGCCCGAGTGTCGCGAGGGTTTTCTCCGGCTCACCCGCGCCCGCGAGCCGAGCAACGGCACGCAGCTGGACGGGCCCGCCCGGGCGCTGCTGCTCCGGCTGGTGCAGCTGGCTGGGACGCGGGAGGCCGTGGATTCTGCCAAGCCCCGGGGCTACTGA
- the Ubox5 gene encoding RING finger protein 37 isoform X1, giving the protein MVINLCLPQFRPRIHCNKVSADGYEVENLISEDLIKRSHGFRTEYFIRPPVYVTVSFPFNVEICRINIDLTAGGCQNVTGLELYTSALSSRASRDSPECWTTDPMELSVPDKEAFTLVGKVLLKNQNHVVFSHRGFKARPPFSPMEVTLLSPAVVAQELWNKGALSLSHVAHLKIGITHVTGSGVSCIKRLEVWGQPAKTCSQEVINSVLLIASESMPKDLGLHTPVLPMESDCDPEGQSEGQQAPCVLQEMSETVNDVPEEFLDPITLEIMPCPMLLPSGKVIDQSTLEKCNLSEATWGRVPSDPFTGLAFTPQSQPLPHPSLKARIDRFLLQHSVSGCHLLGRAQTTSAMTPSVITLPSRKRKPEQAEHSSDYSLGMDASSSAPSPLLSPTTSEPTAKKMKAPSEPALTDMDCSAAGPVSHEQKLSQSLEIALTSTLGSMPCFTARLSRGQLQQLGTRGSGAARRPAASYEHPRSVCGPECASCKRAFSSYSTKEPVYQLPCGHLLCRPCLNVKQRSQPMMCAACQQPVTSQDVFRVHF; this is encoded by the exons ATGGTAATAAATCTTTGCCTCCCACAGTTCAGACCAAGAATTCACTGCAATAAG GTGTCAGCTGATGGTTATGAAGTAGAAAACCTCATCTCTGAAGACCTCATAAAGAGAAGCCATGGCTTTAGGACAGAGTATTTCATTAGACCACCAGTCTATGTGACAGTTTCCTTTCCCTTTAATGTGGAAATCTGTAGGATTAACATAGATCTCACAGCTGGGGGATGTCAGAatgtcactggcctggaattaTACACATCTGCCTTATCTAGCAGAGCCTCTCGGGATTCACCTGAGTGCTGGACTACAGACCCGATGGAGCTATCTGTCCCAGACAAGGAGGCATTCACCTTGGTAGGCAAAGTCTTACTGAAAAACCAGAACCACGTGGTGTTCAGCCACAGGGGCTTCAAGGCCAGGCCACCTTTTAGCCCAATGGAAGTCACACTCCTCTCTCCTGCTGTTGTAGCCCAGGAACTATGGAATAAAGGGGCTCTTTCCCTTAGCCACGTGGCCCACCTCAAGATCGGAATCACCCATGTGACAGGCAGTGGCGTCTCTTGCATAAAGCGTTTAGAGGTGTGGGGTCAGCCAGCCAAGACCTGCTCTCAGGAGGTGATAAATAGTGTCTTGTTGATAGCATCAGAAAGCATGCCCAAGGACTTGGGTCTGCACACTCCGGTCTTGCCCATGGAGAGTGACTGTGACCCTGAGGGCCAGTCTGAGGGCCAGCAGGCTCCCTGTGTCTTACAGGAGATGTCTGAGACGGTTAATGATGTGCCAGAGGAGTTCCTAGATCCTATCACCCTGGAGATCATGCCATGTCCCATGCTGCTTCCCTCAGGAAAGGTCATTGACCAGAGCACTCTGGAGAAGTGTAACCTCAGTGAAGCTACTTGGGGCCGAGTGCccagtgaccctttcacaggattAGCCTTTACCCCACAGTCCCAGCCCCTACCTCATCCTTCCCTGAAGGCCCGGATCGACCGTTTCCTCCTCCAGCATTCTGTTTCTGGCTGCCACCTGCTTGGGAGAGCACAGACTACATCAGCAATGACCCCTTCTGTCATTACCCTGCCCTCAAGGAAAAGGAAGCCGGAGCAGGCTGAACACAGCTCAGACTACAGCCTTGGCATGGATGCTTCTTCCTCTGCTCCCAGCCCTCTGCTCTCACCCACTACCTCAGAGCCTACTGCCAAGAAGATGAAAGCCCCCAGTGAGCCCGCCCTGACAGATATGGACTGTTCAGCAG CAGGTCCAGTGTCCCATGAGCAGAAGCTGTCGCAAAGTTTAGAAATTGCCTTGACTTCTACCCTTGGCTCCATGCCTTGCTTCACTGCCCGGCTCTCTAGGGGGCAGCTCCAGCAGCTGGGCACGAGAGGGAGCGGTGCTGCCAGGAGACCAGCTGCCAGCTACG AGCATCCCAGGAGTGTTTGTGGTCCAGAGTGTGCCTCCTGCAAAAGAGCGTTTTCTTCCTACTCCACCAAGGAGCCTGTGTACCAGCTGCCCTGTGGCCACCTTCTGTGCCGACCCTGTCTGAATGTGAAGCAACGTTCCCAGCCCATGATGTGCGCAGCCTGCCAGCAGCCAGTCACCAGCCAGGATGTGTTTCGGGTCCACTTTTGA
- the Ubox5 gene encoding RING finger protein 37 isoform X3: MVINLCLPQFRPRIHCNKVSADGYEVENLISEDLIKRSHGFRTEYFIRPPVYVTVSFPFNVEICRINIDLTAGGCQNVTGLELYTSALSSRASRDSPECWTTDPMELSVPDKEAFTLVGKVLLKNQNHVVFSHRGFKARPPFSPMEVTLLSPAVVAQELWNKGALSLSHVAHLKIGITHVTGSGVSCIKRLEVWGQPAKTCSQEVINSVLLIASESMPKDLGLHTPVLPMESDCDPEGQSEGQQAPCVLQEMSETVNDVPEEFLDPITLEIMPCPMLLPSGKVIDQSTLEKCNLSEATWGRVPSDPFTGLAFTPQSQPLPHPSLKARIDRFLLQHSVSGCHLLGRAQTTSAMTPSVITLPSRKRKPEQAEHSSDYSLGMDASSSAPSPLLSPTTSEPTAKKMKAPSEPALTDMDCSAEHPRSVCGPECASCKRAFSSYSTKEPVYQLPCGHLLCRPCLNVKQRSQPMMCAACQQPVTSQDVFRVHF; encoded by the exons ATGGTAATAAATCTTTGCCTCCCACAGTTCAGACCAAGAATTCACTGCAATAAG GTGTCAGCTGATGGTTATGAAGTAGAAAACCTCATCTCTGAAGACCTCATAAAGAGAAGCCATGGCTTTAGGACAGAGTATTTCATTAGACCACCAGTCTATGTGACAGTTTCCTTTCCCTTTAATGTGGAAATCTGTAGGATTAACATAGATCTCACAGCTGGGGGATGTCAGAatgtcactggcctggaattaTACACATCTGCCTTATCTAGCAGAGCCTCTCGGGATTCACCTGAGTGCTGGACTACAGACCCGATGGAGCTATCTGTCCCAGACAAGGAGGCATTCACCTTGGTAGGCAAAGTCTTACTGAAAAACCAGAACCACGTGGTGTTCAGCCACAGGGGCTTCAAGGCCAGGCCACCTTTTAGCCCAATGGAAGTCACACTCCTCTCTCCTGCTGTTGTAGCCCAGGAACTATGGAATAAAGGGGCTCTTTCCCTTAGCCACGTGGCCCACCTCAAGATCGGAATCACCCATGTGACAGGCAGTGGCGTCTCTTGCATAAAGCGTTTAGAGGTGTGGGGTCAGCCAGCCAAGACCTGCTCTCAGGAGGTGATAAATAGTGTCTTGTTGATAGCATCAGAAAGCATGCCCAAGGACTTGGGTCTGCACACTCCGGTCTTGCCCATGGAGAGTGACTGTGACCCTGAGGGCCAGTCTGAGGGCCAGCAGGCTCCCTGTGTCTTACAGGAGATGTCTGAGACGGTTAATGATGTGCCAGAGGAGTTCCTAGATCCTATCACCCTGGAGATCATGCCATGTCCCATGCTGCTTCCCTCAGGAAAGGTCATTGACCAGAGCACTCTGGAGAAGTGTAACCTCAGTGAAGCTACTTGGGGCCGAGTGCccagtgaccctttcacaggattAGCCTTTACCCCACAGTCCCAGCCCCTACCTCATCCTTCCCTGAAGGCCCGGATCGACCGTTTCCTCCTCCAGCATTCTGTTTCTGGCTGCCACCTGCTTGGGAGAGCACAGACTACATCAGCAATGACCCCTTCTGTCATTACCCTGCCCTCAAGGAAAAGGAAGCCGGAGCAGGCTGAACACAGCTCAGACTACAGCCTTGGCATGGATGCTTCTTCCTCTGCTCCCAGCCCTCTGCTCTCACCCACTACCTCAGAGCCTACTGCCAAGAAGATGAAAGCCCCCAGTGAGCCCGCCCTGACAGATATGGACTGTTCAGCAG AGCATCCCAGGAGTGTTTGTGGTCCAGAGTGTGCCTCCTGCAAAAGAGCGTTTTCTTCCTACTCCACCAAGGAGCCTGTGTACCAGCTGCCCTGTGGCCACCTTCTGTGCCGACCCTGTCTGAATGTGAAGCAACGTTCCCAGCCCATGATGTGCGCAGCCTGCCAGCAGCCAGTCACCAGCCAGGATGTGTTTCGGGTCCACTTTTGA
- the Ubox5 gene encoding RING finger protein 37 isoform X2 yields the protein MVINLCLPQFRPRIHCNKVSADGYEVENLISEDLIKRSHGFRTEYFIRPPVYVTVSFPFNVEICRINIDLTAGGCQNVTGLELYTSALSSRASRDSPECWTTDPMELSVPDKEAFTLVGKVLLKNQNHVVFSHRGFKARPPFSPMEVTLLSPAVVAQELWNKGALSLSHVAHLKIGITHVTGSGVSCIKRLEVWGQPAKTCSQEVINSVLLIASESMPKDLGLHTPVLPMESDCDPEGQSEGQQAPCVLQEMSETVNDVPEEFLDPITLEIMPCPMLLPSGKVIDQSTLEKCNLSEATWGRVPSDPFTGLAFTPQSQPLPHPSLKARIDRFLLQHSVSGCHLLGRAQTTSAMTPSVITLPSRKRKPEQAEHSSDYSLGMDASSSAPSPLLSPTTSEPTAKKMKAPSEPALTDMDCSAGPVSHEQKLSQSLEIALTSTLGSMPCFTARLSRGQLQQLGTRGSGAARRPAASYEHPRSVCGPECASCKRAFSSYSTKEPVYQLPCGHLLCRPCLNVKQRSQPMMCAACQQPVTSQDVFRVHF from the exons ATGGTAATAAATCTTTGCCTCCCACAGTTCAGACCAAGAATTCACTGCAATAAG GTGTCAGCTGATGGTTATGAAGTAGAAAACCTCATCTCTGAAGACCTCATAAAGAGAAGCCATGGCTTTAGGACAGAGTATTTCATTAGACCACCAGTCTATGTGACAGTTTCCTTTCCCTTTAATGTGGAAATCTGTAGGATTAACATAGATCTCACAGCTGGGGGATGTCAGAatgtcactggcctggaattaTACACATCTGCCTTATCTAGCAGAGCCTCTCGGGATTCACCTGAGTGCTGGACTACAGACCCGATGGAGCTATCTGTCCCAGACAAGGAGGCATTCACCTTGGTAGGCAAAGTCTTACTGAAAAACCAGAACCACGTGGTGTTCAGCCACAGGGGCTTCAAGGCCAGGCCACCTTTTAGCCCAATGGAAGTCACACTCCTCTCTCCTGCTGTTGTAGCCCAGGAACTATGGAATAAAGGGGCTCTTTCCCTTAGCCACGTGGCCCACCTCAAGATCGGAATCACCCATGTGACAGGCAGTGGCGTCTCTTGCATAAAGCGTTTAGAGGTGTGGGGTCAGCCAGCCAAGACCTGCTCTCAGGAGGTGATAAATAGTGTCTTGTTGATAGCATCAGAAAGCATGCCCAAGGACTTGGGTCTGCACACTCCGGTCTTGCCCATGGAGAGTGACTGTGACCCTGAGGGCCAGTCTGAGGGCCAGCAGGCTCCCTGTGTCTTACAGGAGATGTCTGAGACGGTTAATGATGTGCCAGAGGAGTTCCTAGATCCTATCACCCTGGAGATCATGCCATGTCCCATGCTGCTTCCCTCAGGAAAGGTCATTGACCAGAGCACTCTGGAGAAGTGTAACCTCAGTGAAGCTACTTGGGGCCGAGTGCccagtgaccctttcacaggattAGCCTTTACCCCACAGTCCCAGCCCCTACCTCATCCTTCCCTGAAGGCCCGGATCGACCGTTTCCTCCTCCAGCATTCTGTTTCTGGCTGCCACCTGCTTGGGAGAGCACAGACTACATCAGCAATGACCCCTTCTGTCATTACCCTGCCCTCAAGGAAAAGGAAGCCGGAGCAGGCTGAACACAGCTCAGACTACAGCCTTGGCATGGATGCTTCTTCCTCTGCTCCCAGCCCTCTGCTCTCACCCACTACCTCAGAGCCTACTGCCAAGAAGATGAAAGCCCCCAGTGAGCCCGCCCTGACAGATATGGACTGTTCAGCAG GTCCAGTGTCCCATGAGCAGAAGCTGTCGCAAAGTTTAGAAATTGCCTTGACTTCTACCCTTGGCTCCATGCCTTGCTTCACTGCCCGGCTCTCTAGGGGGCAGCTCCAGCAGCTGGGCACGAGAGGGAGCGGTGCTGCCAGGAGACCAGCTGCCAGCTACG AGCATCCCAGGAGTGTTTGTGGTCCAGAGTGTGCCTCCTGCAAAAGAGCGTTTTCTTCCTACTCCACCAAGGAGCCTGTGTACCAGCTGCCCTGTGGCCACCTTCTGTGCCGACCCTGTCTGAATGTGAAGCAACGTTCCCAGCCCATGATGTGCGCAGCCTGCCAGCAGCCAGTCACCAGCCAGGATGTGTTTCGGGTCCACTTTTGA